The following proteins are encoded in a genomic region of Ignisphaera cupida:
- a CDS encoding PadR family transcriptional regulator: protein MSSKALNRLKRKLTVETLWIYVAKTLLNKEPLRGYDIVKALRNDMGIKASTITVYSVIYRMVREGLLETIKSDGESLYRLSQKGREEFEKALEFLENILNILKSP, encoded by the coding sequence ATGTCATCAAAAGCTTTGAATAGATTGAAAAGAAAGCTAACAGTGGAAACTCTTTGGATATATGTAGCAAAAACCTTGCTTAATAAAGAGCCTTTGAGAGGCTACGATATTGTGAAGGCTTTGAGAAACGACATGGGCATAAAAGCATCGACAATAACCGTGTACAGTGTCATCTATAGAATGGTTAGAGAAGGGCTTTTAGAAACAATTAAAAGTGATGGTGAATCGCTATACAGATTATCTCAAAAGGGTAGAGAAGAGTTTGAGAAGGCTCTAGAGTTTCTAGAGAACATTTTAAACATTTTGAAAAGTCCTTGA
- a CDS encoding RNA-binding domain-containing protein, with amino-acid sequence MQETDKRKTTLSEVAMSTTCHATEDCEKVKQALLNLVPQEIASSTQLVVESMKGFYGNVITRFEARFKDEEALKVLDHVAKLLSENDKRYVINSLEIRYDAKTNKVFIRVDKQSAYLGKPFVSEGDDVIRIVLSFSMLRSVDGIRRVLEEIFFGFKK; translated from the coding sequence ATGCAGGAAACCGATAAAAGAAAAACCACTTTATCAGAAGTAGCAATGTCTACAACATGCCACGCTACTGAGGATTGTGAAAAGGTTAAGCAAGCTTTGCTAAATCTTGTTCCACAGGAAATAGCCTCTTCAACACAACTAGTTGTAGAGTCTATGAAAGGTTTCTACGGAAATGTTATAACAAGATTCGAGGCCAGATTCAAAGATGAGGAAGCTTTAAAGGTTTTAGACCATGTTGCAAAACTTCTTAGCGAAAATGACAAGAGATATGTGATAAATTCTCTTGAGATTAGATATGATGCTAAAACCAACAAGGTGTTTATTAGAGTTGATAAGCAAAGTGCTTATTTGGGAAAGCCATTTGTTTCTGAAGGTGATGATGTAATAAGAATTGTGTTGTCATTCTCCATGCTTAGATCTGTAGATGGTATTAGAAGAGTTCTTGAGGAGATATTCTTTGGGTTCAAGAAGTAA
- a CDS encoding 50S ribosomal protein L15e: protein MANSMYHYMALMWKRPYEGEHGLLMKERLVEWRRQPSIVRVEKPTRIDRARRLGYKAKPGFVVVRVRVRKGGLRKPRPRSGRRPKRMGVYGHSPRKSLRLIAEERAARKYRNLEVLSSYYVGEDGLYKYYEVILVDPHHPAILSDPDINWIASPSQRGRVFRGKTSAGRRIRGLLAVRGLRGTHKHKWKKKQKERKLRKRHEASRGARLIAPKEIYEELGIEK from the coding sequence GTGGCAAATTCAATGTATCACTACATGGCTTTGATGTGGAAGAGGCCATATGAAGGTGAACATGGTTTATTAATGAAGGAGAGACTAGTTGAGTGGAGAAGACAACCATCTATTGTAAGAGTTGAGAAGCCAACGAGAATAGATAGAGCGAGAAGACTTGGTTATAAAGCTAAGCCAGGTTTTGTTGTTGTTAGGGTAAGGGTTAGGAAGGGAGGGCTTAGAAAACCTAGGCCAAGATCTGGTAGAAGACCAAAGAGAATGGGTGTGTATGGGCATTCACCTAGGAAAAGTTTAAGGCTAATAGCAGAAGAGAGGGCTGCTAGAAAGTATAGAAACCTCGAAGTTCTTTCAAGTTATTACGTTGGTGAAGATGGGCTGTATAAATACTATGAGGTTATACTTGTTGATCCACACCACCCAGCAATACTAAGTGATCCTGACATAAATTGGATAGCAAGTCCAAGTCAGCGTGGTAGAGTGTTTAGAGGTAAAACATCTGCTGGTAGAAGGATTAGGGGATTACTTGCTGTTAGAGGTTTGAGAGGAACGCATAAGCATAAGTGGAAGAAGAAGCAAAAGGAGAGAAAGCTTAGGAAGAGGCATGAGGCAAGTCGTGGTGCTAGACTAATAGCACCTAAGGAGATATATGAGGAGCTTGGAATAGAAAAGTAG
- a CDS encoding redox-regulated ATPase YchF, whose translation MPAPKIYVGLLGKTNVGKSTFFSAATLVPVKIENRPFVTLEPDEAIAYVRKTCVHKELGLPGCTPVSSLCINGERFIPIVLVDLPGLVKDAHKGRGLGNKFLDSIRQADALIHVIDVSGSTDEDGRPVKPGYRDPIEDVVEIENEYDEWMYGIISKDWPRFARGLDTMNQSQVIEALAQRLSGLSITKSHVAKALAITKLENSKPSSWREEELRLFIKTLREVSKPIVIAANKIDIPEAKDLFKKLVKRLPNRIIVPVTALGELMLRRFVEKGFVEYLPGDTEFRIKDRSVFTQQQLKGLELLKEIMKEFGGTGVQKALNSVVFNALNKIVVYPVEDENRYTDSKGNILPDAYLVTKGSRAIDLAYLVHTDLGKRFLYAINAKTKQRVGKEYELKDDDVIKIVAAV comes from the coding sequence ATGCCTGCACCAAAAATTTATGTAGGGCTATTGGGCAAGACCAATGTTGGTAAATCAACATTCTTTTCAGCAGCAACACTTGTACCTGTAAAAATTGAGAACAGACCTTTTGTAACTTTGGAACCTGATGAGGCTATTGCATATGTTAGAAAAACCTGTGTTCATAAAGAACTTGGGCTTCCAGGTTGTACCCCCGTCTCCTCTCTTTGCATTAATGGCGAAAGATTTATTCCGATAGTGCTTGTTGATCTACCTGGTCTTGTTAAAGATGCTCATAAGGGTAGAGGCCTGGGCAACAAGTTTCTCGATTCAATTAGGCAAGCAGATGCCTTGATACATGTTATTGATGTTTCTGGCTCTACAGATGAGGATGGCAGACCTGTGAAACCTGGCTATAGAGATCCAATCGAAGATGTTGTGGAGATTGAGAATGAATATGATGAGTGGATGTATGGAATAATCTCAAAAGATTGGCCACGATTTGCAAGAGGATTAGATACCATGAACCAGAGCCAGGTTATAGAGGCACTGGCACAGAGATTATCTGGACTCTCAATAACTAAGAGCCATGTGGCTAAAGCTCTTGCCATTACAAAACTTGAAAACTCTAAACCATCGTCATGGAGAGAAGAAGAGCTTAGACTATTCATCAAAACGCTTAGAGAAGTTTCAAAACCAATAGTCATTGCCGCAAACAAAATTGATATACCTGAGGCAAAAGATCTTTTCAAAAAACTTGTCAAGAGATTGCCGAATAGAATAATAGTACCAGTTACAGCACTTGGCGAGTTAATGCTTAGAAGATTTGTTGAAAAAGGCTTTGTAGAGTATCTTCCTGGAGATACAGAGTTTAGAATAAAGGATAGAAGTGTGTTTACGCAGCAACAGCTAAAGGGTTTAGAACTTCTGAAGGAGATAATGAAGGAGTTTGGAGGTACTGGAGTACAAAAAGCTTTAAATAGTGTTGTTTTCAATGCTCTAAACAAGATTGTTGTGTATCCTGTTGAAGATGAGAATAGGTATACTGATAGCAAAGGAAATATTCTTCCAGATGCATATCTTGTAACGAAAGGGTCTAGAGCAATAGATCTTGCATACCTGGTTCACACAGATCTTGGCAAAAGGTTTCTATATGCAATTAACGCTAAGACTAAGCAGAGAGTAGGTAAAGAATATGAGCTTAAAGATGATGATGTGATAAAAATTGTTGCAGCAGTATAG
- a CDS encoding glycosyltransferase 87 family protein: MWSTCKEFSENVEDCRKVFPSLYDRRRKYILILILLLLSTSLVIGWNYYDIMWWISWYRILEKNGPLYLFSLYRLCRVPTCKVPYPPIAVIMFVSIYALAMIMPYQLRYAILKLILVVVPAYIIFKVIRKSRGFEIALLWLLSLPFLQILFALQFDVLVALFVLLSTLYIWSGKHFKAAASLAIATLIKPIVAVIAILHMIFLYRRGGFRKVIEYIAIALVIGLAITTPFIVASGKNFVENVISFHATRPPQDASPWAIATFVLESNITKYNNIIDNLWTIPFVIALSFTVLGFIIIMRQKPYVSLRFLALSTSILLLLTIVFGKIGNTNYLVWIVPTSIIALDCQILRKFYLLTTLLVLLVSVPMTGIMLYLAPAVSAEPTFMAEDLGYWDARTLFMQSINYYIIYALSIFQQYSLLPIRIVAPSDFLETINYITTLIDVKKICLVGLVILAQILLMLLLILHYKSLYGETSC, from the coding sequence ATGTGGAGTACGTGTAAGGAGTTTTCAGAGAATGTAGAAGACTGTAGGAAAGTTTTTCCAAGTTTATATGATCGACGAAGAAAATATATATTGATATTAATATTACTGCTATTGTCAACTTCTCTAGTTATTGGTTGGAATTACTATGACATAATGTGGTGGATTTCTTGGTACAGAATTTTAGAGAAGAATGGACCTCTATACTTATTCTCATTATATAGATTATGTAGAGTACCAACATGCAAAGTTCCTTATCCCCCTATAGCAGTAATAATGTTTGTTTCTATTTATGCTCTTGCCATGATAATGCCATATCAATTGAGATACGCAATACTCAAACTGATATTAGTTGTAGTTCCTGCTTACATAATTTTTAAAGTTATTAGAAAGAGTAGAGGATTTGAAATAGCTTTGCTTTGGTTATTAAGTCTTCCATTCCTTCAGATACTATTTGCACTTCAATTTGATGTCTTAGTTGCGTTGTTTGTACTGCTTTCAACTCTTTATATTTGGAGTGGAAAACATTTTAAAGCTGCAGCATCCCTAGCCATAGCCACATTGATAAAGCCCATAGTTGCTGTTATTGCAATACTTCATATGATTTTTCTATATAGAAGAGGTGGGTTTAGAAAGGTTATTGAGTATATTGCCATAGCACTTGTTATTGGATTAGCCATTACAACGCCATTCATTGTTGCATCTGGCAAAAACTTTGTAGAGAATGTGATAAGTTTTCATGCTACAAGACCTCCTCAAGATGCTTCTCCTTGGGCTATAGCAACATTTGTTCTAGAATCCAATATAACTAAATATAACAACATTATAGATAACCTCTGGACAATACCTTTTGTTATTGCACTTTCTTTCACAGTTCTTGGATTCATCATTATCATGAGGCAAAAACCCTATGTTTCGTTAAGATTCTTGGCTTTATCAACATCAATATTGCTTTTGCTAACAATAGTATTTGGCAAAATTGGTAATACAAATTACTTAGTTTGGATTGTACCAACATCAATAATAGCACTTGATTGTCAAATTTTAAGAAAGTTTTACTTGCTAACAACTCTACTAGTTTTGCTAGTTTCGGTACCGATGACTGGAATAATGCTCTATCTAGCTCCTGCTGTAAGCGCAGAACCAACATTTATGGCTGAAGATCTTGGTTATTGGGATGCTCGTACACTATTTATGCAATCAATAAACTATTACATTATCTATGCGCTTAGCATATTTCAGCAATATTCTTTATTGCCAATTAGAATAGTTGCACCAAGCGATTTTTTAGAAACAATAAACTATATTACAACGTTAATTGATGTTAAAAAGATTTGTCTTGTAGGTCTTGTCATACTTGCACAAATACTTTTAATGCTGCTATTAATTTTGCATTATAAATCATTGTATGGTGAAACATCATGTTAA
- the trm14 gene encoding tRNA (guanine(6)-N2)-methyltransferase has protein sequence MKLLVTSDTGFENVLAEELRELANASIAHMSSGRVFLDVDEYGLVNVFRSRIANNIYYVILVREDVYTLDDIYRVVKDVDFTSFIEPSQSFAVRSERIGEHSFTSIDIGRVAGQAVIDSYMQAKFTRLKVNLDEPDVEIYVELNKTRLVVAVSLTRESLHMRRYRVFNHPAALKSTIASAMLRIAGWKPGNGLYDPMCGGGTIVIEAALWTKGVEIPCIAKRSLDLGMIGKLAPQAISKLEKLCSRIPVEWERVHIGVDINPRFVEGAVINAKNAGVDDSTLFIVGDLVDVTPKIKSMEHEFGKEIDVAVFNPPYGYRMKPGGVAKLYRRTLEVLKESGFKEIVFITSAIRVTENVLAEIKNISVERLKVIHGTLPSIVYKVKF, from the coding sequence TTGAAACTGCTTGTAACATCTGATACTGGTTTTGAAAATGTTTTAGCTGAGGAGCTAAGGGAATTAGCTAATGCTTCCATAGCTCATATGTCAAGTGGTAGAGTGTTTTTGGATGTTGATGAATATGGTCTTGTAAATGTTTTTCGTTCTCGTATTGCTAATAACATTTACTATGTGATTCTTGTCAGAGAAGATGTTTATACACTAGATGATATATACAGAGTTGTTAAGGATGTAGACTTCACATCTTTTATAGAGCCTAGCCAATCATTTGCTGTTAGATCTGAGAGAATAGGTGAACACAGTTTTACTAGTATTGATATTGGAAGAGTTGCTGGACAGGCTGTTATAGATAGTTATATGCAAGCCAAATTCACTAGACTCAAGGTAAATTTGGATGAACCTGATGTTGAGATTTATGTTGAGTTGAACAAAACAAGGCTTGTGGTAGCAGTTTCACTCACAAGAGAATCGCTTCACATGAGAAGATATAGGGTATTTAACCATCCAGCAGCATTGAAAAGCACAATAGCATCTGCAATGCTTAGAATAGCTGGTTGGAAACCTGGAAATGGTTTGTATGATCCAATGTGTGGTGGAGGCACAATAGTTATTGAAGCAGCTTTATGGACAAAGGGAGTAGAAATTCCGTGTATAGCAAAAAGAAGCTTAGATCTTGGAATGATAGGTAAGCTAGCTCCACAAGCTATTAGTAAGTTGGAGAAGCTTTGTAGCAGAATTCCTGTTGAGTGGGAGAGGGTACATATAGGTGTTGACATAAATCCTAGATTTGTTGAAGGTGCTGTAATAAATGCTAAGAATGCTGGTGTAGATGATTCAACGCTGTTCATAGTTGGGGATTTAGTGGATGTCACACCGAAGATTAAGAGCATGGAGCATGAATTTGGAAAAGAAATAGATGTAGCTGTCTTTAATCCGCCATATGGCTATAGAATGAAGCCTGGGGGTGTAGCCAAGCTCTATAGAAGAACCCTTGAAGTTCTCAAGGAAAGCGGCTTCAAAGAGATTGTTTTTATAACATCAGCAATTAGGGTAACTGAAAATGTTTTAGCTGAGATTAAAAATATTAGTGTTGAAAGGCTTAAGGTAATACATGGCACATTACCATCAATTGTTTACAAAGTTAAATTTTAA
- a CDS encoding Gfo/Idh/MocA family protein has product MLRIGVIGVGRWGKNHVRVLKQLEYEGKVKLEAICDVKEDLVLAIKNEFKVPIAKTDYREMLKHVDAVIISTSISELFKVAEGVLIEGKHALIEKPVATSVYDAMKLLEIVHSNKLVAAPGMIMRFDPTVNKLREILLNEAITYIIFKRLSKRPEHMLSYPVLLDLAVHDIDLCRYITSNEIAEVIDSKKIKLPYDEIVLAVLRTTNNIYCILHVDGFSPYKIREIDVITPKLFVRADTSKGKILYYDTSNAKVQAQENVIQVEYYEPLKKELEWFIEVVKTRPATYAPSLYDAVENLKVVEAIQSKIS; this is encoded by the coding sequence ATGTTAAGAATCGGTGTAATAGGCGTAGGTCGATGGGGCAAAAATCATGTAAGAGTTTTAAAACAATTGGAATATGAGGGTAAGGTGAAGCTGGAGGCGATATGCGATGTCAAAGAGGATCTTGTTTTAGCCATTAAAAATGAGTTTAAAGTGCCAATAGCAAAAACAGATTATCGTGAAATGCTTAAACATGTTGATGCAGTAATCATTTCAACATCTATTAGCGAGTTATTTAAAGTTGCAGAAGGTGTTTTAATTGAAGGTAAGCATGCATTAATAGAAAAGCCTGTTGCAACATCTGTTTATGATGCTATGAAACTTTTAGAAATAGTGCATTCAAACAAGCTTGTAGCAGCACCTGGAATGATAATGCGGTTTGATCCTACAGTTAATAAACTTAGAGAAATTCTATTAAATGAAGCCATAACCTATATTATTTTCAAAAGACTTTCTAAAAGACCTGAACACATGCTTTCTTACCCTGTACTATTAGATTTAGCAGTACATGACATAGATTTGTGTAGATATATAACAAGTAATGAAATAGCTGAGGTTATCGATTCAAAGAAAATTAAACTACCATATGACGAAATAGTATTAGCAGTTCTAAGAACAACAAATAACATTTACTGTATTCTACATGTAGATGGTTTTTCACCTTATAAAATCCGTGAAATTGATGTGATTACACCAAAACTATTTGTAAGAGCTGACACAAGCAAAGGTAAAATACTATACTATGATACGTCAAATGCTAAGGTTCAAGCACAAGAGAATGTTATTCAAGTAGAGTATTATGAGCCATTGAAAAAGGAGTTGGAATGGTTTATAGAAGTTGTTAAAACAAGGCCTGCTACCTATGCACCAAGTTTGTATGATGCTGTTGAGAATTTGAAAGTAGTTGAAGCTATACAATCTAAAATTTCTTAA
- the pyrH gene encoding UMP kinase, giving the protein MSREKLLLKISGKIVNPDNPEIIARYADTIKKLVDEGKRIAVVVGGGRYSRAYIKCAKALGLNNAQADMIGIEIARVNALLLAYALGDYAYTPIPRSVEDVQRAWSSNKVVVVGGLQPGQSTAAVAAVVAETLGIGKMLYATDVDGVYDKDPKRFSNAKKLSVVSIDELVNFMSQRYEAGGYELLDPIAIQIIRRSCIEVIVFNGFETSNVEKVLRGESIGTKIVPCK; this is encoded by the coding sequence ATGAGTAGGGAAAAGCTTTTGTTGAAAATCTCTGGAAAGATTGTCAATCCTGATAATCCAGAGATTATTGCTAGATATGCTGATACTATTAAGAAACTTGTTGATGAGGGAAAAAGAATTGCTGTTGTTGTTGGTGGGGGTCGGTATTCTAGAGCTTATATAAAATGTGCAAAGGCTTTGGGTTTGAATAATGCGCAAGCTGATATGATAGGCATTGAGATTGCGCGTGTCAATGCGCTTTTGCTTGCTTATGCTCTTGGGGATTATGCCTATACTCCTATACCCAGAAGTGTAGAGGATGTGCAGAGAGCTTGGAGCAGTAACAAAGTGGTTGTTGTTGGTGGTCTTCAACCCGGTCAGTCAACAGCGGCAGTAGCAGCTGTTGTTGCTGAAACTCTTGGAATTGGTAAAATGCTTTATGCTACTGATGTTGATGGTGTTTATGATAAGGATCCGAAGAGGTTTTCCAATGCTAAGAAACTTAGTGTTGTTTCAATAGATGAGCTTGTAAATTTTATGAGCCAGAGATACGAGGCTGGTGGCTATGAGCTTTTGGATCCCATAGCTATTCAAATAATTAGGAGAAGCTGTATAGAGGTTATAGTTTTCAACGGATTTGAGACTAGCAATGTTGAAAAAGTGTTGAGGGGGGAAAGCATAGGCACAAAAATAGTTCCATGTAAGTAA
- a CDS encoding Rpp14/Pop5 family protein, with protein MDFISIVAIAIALASLVIVFAYTHRMWKYISMLLDELSIAMLVRKKSRKVKRYILVKFICKDKTDLKSFVKSLENMFTKLLGELDKIDCGITVASISTDSSRAIIRVVGDYRCLKRVLITLSIQHILFEGCIVVPIKTSGLMSRLRKML; from the coding sequence TTGGATTTTATAAGCATTGTTGCCATAGCCATAGCGCTGGCATCGCTGGTAATAGTGTTTGCATATACACATAGAATGTGGAAATATATTTCAATGCTTTTAGACGAGCTATCCATAGCTATGCTTGTTAGGAAAAAAAGTAGAAAAGTGAAGAGGTATATCCTCGTTAAGTTCATATGCAAAGACAAAACAGATTTGAAAAGTTTTGTAAAAAGCCTTGAAAATATGTTTACAAAACTTCTTGGAGAGCTAGATAAAATTGATTGTGGCATAACAGTAGCATCTATTTCAACAGATTCCAGTAGGGCTATAATAAGGGTTGTAGGGGATTATAGATGCTTAAAGAGAGTTTTAATCACATTATCAATTCAGCACATATTATTTGAAGGCTGCATAGTTGTTCCTATAAAAACCTCAGGGCTTATGTCGAGACTAAGAAAAATGTTGTAG
- a CDS encoding inositol-3-phosphate synthase: MVRVGIVGVGNIAAMLVQAVEYYKRYEKTDGLIHHVIGGYRVDDIRFVYAVDVSRNKVGKDLSEAIFAKPNQVPRYINIPRTGVVVRMGKVLDGVANHMQEDFEPASYPEPTLQEIVKELEELNVDVLVNLLPVGSAKASRFYAEAAARAGTAFINCIPEFIASDTVYSKMFEENNTLILGDDIKGQLGSTIVHRTLASLAAMRGGEIVESYQLNVGGNSDFKNMLDHSRLHSKKISKTMAVASTQPDPEKIVGNLFAGPSGYIPFLGNTKVSYIYMKVLGFMGIPVTIDLKLVVDDKAMASAVLVDVIRLAKALKDKSVRGSPEWASAFYFKYPPKQAKSDEEALLNLYLKLDELGIEIEPKRLYLWNYIKQKQ; this comes from the coding sequence ATGGTTAGAGTTGGAATTGTTGGTGTTGGCAATATTGCGGCTATGCTTGTTCAAGCAGTTGAATATTATAAAAGATATGAGAAAACAGATGGTTTAATACATCATGTTATTGGAGGTTATAGAGTTGATGATATAAGATTTGTTTACGCAGTTGATGTTTCAAGAAATAAAGTTGGTAAAGATCTTTCAGAAGCTATATTTGCCAAGCCAAATCAAGTCCCAAGGTATATCAATATCCCAAGAACAGGTGTTGTTGTTAGAATGGGCAAGGTATTAGATGGTGTAGCTAATCATATGCAAGAAGATTTTGAGCCTGCTAGCTACCCAGAGCCAACACTTCAAGAAATTGTGAAAGAGCTTGAAGAACTAAATGTTGATGTGCTTGTAAACCTGCTACCTGTTGGTAGTGCAAAAGCTTCTAGATTCTATGCAGAAGCAGCTGCAAGAGCTGGTACAGCATTCATTAACTGTATACCAGAGTTCATAGCAAGCGACACTGTTTACAGCAAAATGTTTGAAGAAAACAATACCCTTATTCTAGGCGATGATATAAAGGGTCAGCTAGGCTCAACAATAGTCCATAGAACACTTGCAAGCTTAGCTGCTATGAGAGGTGGGGAAATAGTTGAGTCCTACCAGCTAAACGTTGGTGGTAACAGCGACTTTAAGAACATGCTTGATCACAGCAGGTTGCACAGCAAGAAAATAAGCAAGACAATGGCTGTTGCATCTACACAGCCAGATCCAGAAAAAATTGTTGGCAACCTATTCGCAGGTCCAAGTGGCTACATACCATTTCTTGGCAACACCAAGGTTTCCTACATATACATGAAGGTTCTTGGGTTTATGGGTATTCCAGTAACGATAGATCTTAAGCTAGTGGTTGATGACAAGGCAATGGCATCTGCAGTACTTGTAGATGTTATTAGGCTCGCCAAAGCATTGAAAGACAAAAGTGTTAGAGGAAGTCCTGAATGGGCATCAGCATTCTACTTCAAGTACCCACCAAAGCAAGCAAAAAGCGATGAAGAGGCATTGCTAAACCTCTACTTGAAGCTTGATGAGCTTGGAATTGAGATAGAGCCAAAGAGATTATACTTGTGGAACTATATAAAGCAAAAACAATAG
- a CDS encoding type IV secretory system conjugative DNA transfer family protein, translating to MILLDSFAYAMPLLLPPSKTLDIEDTSNGVYIGIDLIFGRKIHWSVTKSPSSHILIVGPSGSGKSVSVSVIVSRLSTKFGAPITVFDIKNEYESYMKLFLGRTFNVWDVTANYIPLCTCGDEVGAKYDAQLFVNTINTIFKMPAYVREQLLDVVTRLCRQCDETILGEAIPSYWLLEDYESLDAVLNVFKVYSTTADVLEMMLNKDIIIDLHKIFLLDKKASATIILYIMKQLLRRSAASFGGGINRIVVLDELWHLTHYAIDEFINVLVRYGRGFGIAIAMATQSIDDLNPYANSIVENCGMFMALSSASQSYWLKLAKYLNLSRKGVENAMKFSGQGTGVLRLYPLEKPLYVYVDPLSI from the coding sequence GTGATATTACTAGATTCTTTTGCCTATGCTATGCCACTACTTTTACCACCTTCAAAAACTCTCGACATTGAAGATACTAGTAATGGTGTTTACATAGGTATTGACCTTATCTTTGGGAGAAAAATACATTGGAGTGTTACCAAATCACCATCAAGTCACATACTTATTGTGGGTCCATCAGGCTCTGGAAAAAGTGTCTCGGTTTCAGTAATTGTTTCGAGACTTAGCACAAAATTTGGTGCTCCAATAACAGTTTTTGATATAAAAAATGAGTATGAAAGCTATATGAAGCTCTTTCTAGGAAGAACATTTAATGTTTGGGATGTTACAGCTAATTACATACCTCTATGCACTTGTGGCGATGAGGTAGGTGCTAAATATGATGCACAGCTATTTGTTAACACTATCAACACTATTTTTAAGATGCCTGCATATGTAAGAGAGCAGCTGCTTGATGTTGTAACAAGGCTTTGTAGACAATGTGATGAAACCATTTTGGGAGAGGCTATACCTAGTTACTGGCTACTTGAAGATTATGAGTCTCTGGATGCTGTTCTCAATGTTTTTAAAGTATATAGTACCACAGCCGATGTTCTAGAAATGATGTTGAACAAGGACATCATCATAGATCTTCACAAAATCTTTCTCCTGGATAAGAAGGCTTCAGCAACAATAATACTCTATATAATGAAACAGTTATTACGCAGATCAGCCGCATCTTTCGGAGGCGGTATCAATAGAATTGTGGTATTGGATGAGCTATGGCATTTAACTCACTATGCTATTGATGAGTTTATCAATGTTCTTGTAAGATATGGTAGAGGTTTTGGAATTGCTATTGCAATGGCTACTCAAAGCATAGATGATTTAAATCCCTACGCTAATTCTATTGTAGAAAACTGTGGAATGTTCATGGCACTTTCATCTGCATCGCAAAGCTATTGGCTTAAACTTGCTAAGTACCTCAATTTAAGTAGAAAAGGTGTGGAAAACGCCATGAAGTTTTCTGGTCAGGGCACTGGTGTTTTGAGGCTTTACCCTTTGGAAAAACCACTGTATGTTTATGTGGATCCGTTAAGTATTTAA
- a CDS encoding YlqF/YawG family GTPase: protein MRLLKYSEIRSIVTRSDVVLEVVEARNPLEIKSNVIEYLAKGGEKEYILVLNKCDLVPKYVCIEWMRYFMENNIRALCTSSLKGFGVKKLKQLLLSYAESKKPLNVSVFGLPKVGKSSLVNALKGKNSAPTSRYPGSWGYTKSITIYKILPGIYVIDTPGFIPPDVKELEMLIRSLPTDNIPNPVSIAREIIAKILQNNPSSIEMAYGVVSSDPLQLLEHIAVKRGWFFRKSQEPNIDEAAKTVIRDYLNGKITFYSRPPTRAVPDSS from the coding sequence ATGCGCCTTCTTAAGTACTCTGAAATTAGGAGTATTGTAACTAGGTCTGATGTTGTTTTAGAGGTTGTTGAAGCTAGAAATCCTCTGGAAATTAAAAGTAATGTTATTGAGTACCTTGCTAAGGGAGGTGAAAAGGAATATATCCTTGTGCTAAATAAATGTGATCTTGTACCAAAATATGTTTGCATAGAATGGATGAGATATTTTATGGAGAATAATATTAGGGCTCTATGCACCTCATCATTAAAGGGCTTTGGAGTAAAAAAGTTAAAGCAGTTGCTTCTAAGCTATGCTGAATCTAAAAAGCCTCTGAATGTTTCTGTTTTTGGTCTTCCTAAGGTAGGTAAATCATCACTTGTAAATGCTTTAAAAGGAAAGAATTCAGCACCTACAAGTCGTTATCCAGGATCCTGGGGATATACAAAAAGTATAACAATATACAAGATCTTGCCAGGTATATACGTAATTGATACTCCGGGGTTTATACCACCTGATGTAAAGGAGTTAGAGATGCTAATAAGAAGCTTACCTACAGACAACATACCTAATCCAGTAAGTATTGCAAGAGAAATTATAGCAAAGATTCTACAAAACAATCCAAGTTCCATCGAAATGGCATATGGGGTAGTGTCCTCGGATCCTCTACAGCTATTAGAGCATATAGCTGTTAAAAGAGGCTGGTTTTTCAGAAAAAGTCAAGAGCCAAACATAGATGAAGCTGCAAAGACTGTCATAAGAGATTATTTGAATGGTAAAATAACATTTTATTCACGCCCCCCTACAAGAGCTGTTCCTGATTCTAGCTAA